A genomic window from Peromyscus maniculatus bairdii isolate BWxNUB_F1_BW_parent chromosome 1, HU_Pman_BW_mat_3.1, whole genome shotgun sequence includes:
- the LOC102918172 gene encoding uncharacterized protein LOC102918172: MAMSQGPAGQWSPMVMVEAAGGALFQVSHYSVKPANLEEGCVSFEDVAVYFSWEEWKLLNDSQRLLYQTVMTEIFALMSSLGLMPSGIHGVTQLESWGEPSVPALRFLTPGCWIKVKSEMPRFEQSLSTEGDLSSSMLQQQTLSCAETPLLSADNAMIIQTSSGLLGDQVTASGGEAPKSTESGEAIHTEKKTCICSDCGKVFTSTSHLNRHRMIHTGEKPFQCSECGMSFSQKAFLIKHFRIHTGEKPFRCSECGKAFKHNISLVSHLRVHTGETPFTCSECGKSYMTRSNLTRHYQVHTGEKPYNCSECGKAFKEKSSLVYHARVHTRERPFQCSECGKSFSQKAFLIKHFRIHTGEKPFRCSECGKAFKHNCFLVAHQRVHTGETPFTCSECGKSYMNRSSLLHHYRVHTGEKP; encoded by the exons ATGGCCATGTCCCAGGGCCCCGCCGGCCAGTGGAGCCCGATGGTGATGGTGGAGGCTGCGGGTGGAGCCTTGTTCCAG GTTTCCCATTATTCAGTGAAACCGGCCAACCTGGAAGAG GGTTGTGTGTCCTTTGAGGATGTGGCTGTGTACTTCTCCTGGGAGGAATGGAAACTGCTTAATGACTCGCAAAGGCTCCTGTACCAGACTGTGATGACCGAGATCTTCGCACTCATGTCCTCGCTGG GACTTATGCCTTCTGGGATCCATGGCGTCACTCAGCTGGAGTCTTGGGGAGAGCCCTCTGTTCCTGCATTGAGATTCCTGACTCCAG GTTGTTGGATCAAGGTGAAGAGTGAAATGCCCCGCTTTGAGCAGAGTCTTTCCACGGAAGGAGATCTTAGTTCATCCATGCTCCAACAGCAAACGCTGAGCTGTGCTGAGACACCCTTGCTAAGTGCAGACAATGCAATGATCATCCAGACTTCCTCAGGTCTTCTCGGGGATCAGGTGACTGCCAGTGGTGGGGAGGCACCCAAGAGCACTGAGAGTGGAGAGGCCATTCACACTGAGAAGAAAACCTGCATATGCAGTGACTGTGGCAAAGTCTTTACTAGCACATCTCACCTTAATCGGCACCGGATGATACACACGGGAGAAAAGCCTTTTCAGTGCAGCGAGTGTGGGATGTCCTTCAGCCAAAAAGCCTTTCTCATTAAGCATTTCAGAATTCACACCGGAGAAAAACCTTTTAGGTGCAGTGAATGTGGCAAAGCCTTCAAGCATAATATCTCCCTCGTTTCTCATCTGCGAGTTCACACAGGAGAAACACCCTTTACGTGCAGTGAATGTGGGAAATCATATATGACCAGATCGAACCTTACACGTCATTATCAAGTTCATACCGGTGAAAAGCCTTACAATTGCAGCGAGTGTGGAAAAGCCTTTAAGGAAAAATCCAGCCTTGTTTATCACGCCCGAGTGCACACTCGAGAAAGGCCTTTTCAGTGCAGCGAATGTGGGAAATCCTTCAGCCAAAAAGCCTTTCTCATTAAGCATTTCAGAATTCACACCGGAGAAAAGCCTTTCAGGTGCAGTGAATGTGGCAAAGCCTTCAAGCATAACTGCTTTCTTGTTGCTCATCAGCGAGTGCACACAGGAGAAACACCATTTACCTGCAGTGAATGTGGGAAATCCTACATGAACAGGTCAAGCCTTTTGCATCATTATCGAGTTCATACTGGAGAAAAGCCTTAG